The following proteins come from a genomic window of Streptomyces sp. NBC_00539:
- a CDS encoding CIS tube protein: MASSARASRARAQLTLKEPPASVGARPGGTIAKLDLQFNPSTLQLGKTTEWRRTPSRMAGQSALPEFVGSGPRTLSLDVFLDATAKHDNSVEQAVEKLMKACVPTPASLGRKKPASPWVRFEWGSARTTSFDGVLSNLSVSYTLFDVDGKPLRATCSLSIEEASVDPPGQNPTSGARTARSTHTVVAGDSLAMLAWREYGDATAWRAIAEANRIDDPMALVPGSELVVPGLQDTHGEEEQR, encoded by the coding sequence ATGGCCTCATCGGCACGCGCCAGCCGCGCCCGGGCCCAGCTCACCCTCAAAGAGCCCCCGGCCTCGGTCGGGGCCAGGCCCGGCGGGACGATCGCGAAGCTCGACCTGCAGTTCAACCCCTCCACCCTCCAGCTGGGCAAGACCACCGAGTGGCGGCGCACCCCCTCCCGGATGGCCGGCCAGTCGGCCCTGCCCGAGTTCGTGGGCAGCGGCCCGCGCACGCTGAGCCTGGACGTGTTCCTGGATGCCACCGCCAAACACGACAACTCGGTGGAGCAGGCGGTGGAGAAGCTGATGAAGGCCTGCGTGCCGACACCGGCCAGCCTCGGCCGGAAGAAGCCGGCGAGCCCCTGGGTGCGTTTCGAGTGGGGCAGCGCGCGCACGACGTCCTTCGATGGGGTGCTGTCGAACCTCTCGGTCTCGTACACGCTCTTCGACGTGGACGGCAAGCCGCTGCGGGCCACCTGCTCGCTGTCCATCGAGGAGGCGAGCGTCGATCCGCCCGGCCAGAACCCCACGTCGGGCGCGCGCACCGCCCGCAGTACGCACACCGTCGTGGCGGGCGACAGCCTGGCGATGCTGGCCTGGCGCGAGTACGGCGACGCGACGGCCTGGCGGGCCATCGCGGAGGCCAACCGCATCGACGACCCGATGGCGCTCGTCCCCGGCTCCGAACTCGTGGTGCCGGGCCTCCAGGACACCCACGGCGAGGAGGAGCAGCGGTGA
- a CDS encoding phage tail protein, with product MTDNIFATSVFFRLAIGGNDLGAFHTCSGMGAEVEMESYAEGGNNGFTHQLPGRVTWSNITLTRPVTADTAKIGRWLDETLRRVEPKDGEIVALRPDLSRIISWQVFGIVPVRWQGPSFDPAHSEAAVETLEIAHEGLLPS from the coding sequence ATGACGGACAACATCTTCGCGACCAGCGTGTTCTTCCGGCTGGCGATCGGCGGCAACGACCTCGGCGCCTTCCACACCTGCTCCGGCATGGGCGCCGAGGTCGAGATGGAGAGCTACGCCGAAGGCGGCAACAACGGCTTCACCCACCAACTGCCCGGCCGCGTGACCTGGTCGAACATCACCCTCACCCGGCCCGTCACCGCCGACACGGCGAAGATCGGCCGCTGGCTGGACGAGACGCTGCGGCGGGTCGAGCCCAAGGACGGGGAGATCGTCGCCCTGCGCCCCGACCTGAGCCGGATCATCAGCTGGCAGGTGTTCGGGATCGTCCCGGTGCGCTGGCAGGGCCCGTCCTTCGACCCGGCCCACTCCGAAGCGGCGGTGGAGACCCTGGAGATCGCCCACGAGGGCCTGCTCCCCTCCTGA